The following coding sequences lie in one Silene latifolia isolate original U9 population chromosome 5, ASM4854445v1, whole genome shotgun sequence genomic window:
- the LOC141656811 gene encoding metacaspase-9-like yields the protein MKGGKRMAVLAGCNYAGRGSSELKGCINDVVSMKKVLISSFGFKENDIVLLTDNEAALEKKPTGANIKNALERMIKQAEDGDLLVFHFSGHGTLLRDKNHGAIVPTDFNIITDMDFRQLVNKIHHKASFTIVADSCHSGGLIYQEKEQIGPSTVPTNPQIINSYKPKYIPIEDIENMFRQQSGRPLNIGDFMRLYFRDDASASFIQPPNFQSPNFQPPNFQSPNFQPNFKINLQPNIPFSFNIGKVYDNGILFSGCQSNECSLDDSASKPPHGMFSYAVMTVLQNSGKVVSNRQLVMQTRKFLGDTQHPCLYSSDENADATFLLQRQASTN from the exons AtgaaaggaggaaaaagaatgGCTGTTTTGGCAGGGTGCAACTATGCTGGCCGGGGATCGTCTGAGTTGAAAGGGTGCATCAACGACGTTGTCTCTATGAAAAAGGTGCTCATTTCGAGTTTCGGGTTCAAAGAAAATGACATTGTGCTCCTAACCGATAATGAAGCAGCCTTAGAGAAGAAGCCTACAGGTGCTAACATTAAGAATGCGCTCGAGCGAATGATTAAGCAAGCTGAAGACGGTGATCTCCTCGTCTTTCACTTTAGTGGTCATGGGACGTTGCTACGAGATAAGAACCATGGTGCTATTGTTCCTACTGATTTCAATATCATCACag ataTGGACTTTAGGCAGCTAGTAAACAAGATACATCACAAAGCAAGCTTCACAATCGTAGCGGATTCATGTCATAGCGGAGGCCTAATCTACCAGGAAAAAGAGCAAATCGGACCGTCTACAGTTCCAACAAATCCCCAAATCATCAACTCCTATAAGCCCAAGTACATCCCCATTGAGGACATTGAAAATATGTTCCGGCAACAGTCAGGCCGTCCACTAAACATCGGAGATTTCATGAGACTATATTTCAGGGACGATGCTAGCGCGAGCTTTATTCAGCCCCCAAACTTTCAGTCCCCAAACTTTCAGCCCCCAAACTTTCAATCCCCAAACTTTCAGCCAAACTTTAAGATTAACCTTCAGCCCAACATTCCCTTTAGCTTTAATATTGGCAAAGTTTACGATAATGGAATTTTATTTAGTGGCTGCCAAAGTAATGAGTGCTCATTGGATGATTCGGCTAGCAAGCCCCCCCATGGGATGTTTAGCTACGCGGTTATGACCGTGTTACAAAATTCAGGTAAGGTCGTCAGTAATAGGCAGCTTGTCATGCAGACTAGGAAATTTTTGGGAGACACTCAGCATCCCTGTTTGTACTCCAGTGATGAGAACGCTGATGCTACTTTCCTCCTGCAACGCCAAGCAAGCACTAATTAA